From the genome of Colwellia psychrerythraea 34H, one region includes:
- the rsxA gene encoding electron transport complex subunit RsxA has translation MTDYLLLLVGTVLVNNFVLVQFLGLCPFMGVSSRTETAIGMSFATVFVMTLASLLSYLVTTYLLVPLNLEYLTTMSFILVIAVVVQFTEMVVHKTSASLYRLLGIFLPLITTNCAVLGVALLNLRLQHGFFESIIYGFGAALGFSLVLIMFSAMREKLANADVPAPFKGTAIAMITAGLMSLAFLGFTGLVKI, from the coding sequence ATGACTGATTATCTGTTACTTCTCGTTGGCACTGTACTCGTAAACAACTTTGTTTTAGTACAATTTCTTGGCCTATGCCCTTTTATGGGTGTTTCGTCACGTACTGAAACAGCTATAGGCATGTCATTCGCCACTGTTTTCGTCATGACTTTAGCCTCTCTACTGAGTTATTTAGTTACCACATATCTGCTTGTACCACTAAACCTTGAATACCTAACCACCATGAGTTTTATATTGGTGATAGCCGTCGTCGTACAATTTACTGAAATGGTTGTTCATAAAACCAGTGCTAGCCTTTATCGCTTATTAGGTATTTTCTTACCCTTGATCACCACAAACTGTGCGGTCTTGGGTGTTGCCTTGCTGAATTTAAGGTTACAACACGGCTTTTTTGAATCAATTATTTATGGCTTTGGTGCTGCGCTAGGTTTTTCATTGGTATTAATTATGTTTTCTGCCATGCGTGAAAAGTTAGCCAATGCCGATGTACCTGCACCTTTTAAAGGTACTGCTATTGCAATGATAACCGCAGGTTTAATGTCATTAGCATTCCTTGGTTTTACCGGTTTGGTGAAAATTTAA
- a CDS encoding EAL domain-containing protein: MYKFSKLFIKNILFALVFIVALGGIAFFLLSTYVNQQTLSQQKTIQTISQQFVADDIPAQEIATTLSAVLKASDDYQTLIIKRDSLILVNYQNNYIHPLDSFLAQRKTVSVSELNLQVQYQLDFIGIINFLTQLFIGVIALSIIFVFISARLNYKLQLTIFSVISKQIGNELAKINNADFITKEQDNQQLLEIPALEEGIAEIKTMMTEQFNNTTNLEIEAHVDSLTGIENRNRFVQFYENEIVNDSPVNFGVLLITRCSELQTINQIHGYSSGDNYIVRVAEIIKTALISRPTGKIFRLNSSDFATILPNVKLKLAEDYASELTIKFNDYQQVNELDSVAFTGLVYFDKSKPLGELLALADTGVSVAQTQKVNSWYSQKDIDILNDSSANYGNQNWRQEIDSVLGAGRISLLLQPIQPSGRNTRVYGEILARFLNANNNMLPTATFIAMAEKLDKITDVDRLIIDTAIKEITSKNMLDSSYGINISPRSINNEHFMIWLERKLLREPSAASRLVFEISELGLQQNIKTAKRLVDMLHRVGSRVTVERFGVGLTSFKFFRDLTPDYIKMDSSYTRDIDDDKNNQYFLRLMVDLAHRLGISVLAESVESQEEKHTLEKLFIDGCQGYYVGKPAQL; encoded by the coding sequence ATGTATAAGTTTTCTAAGTTATTTATCAAAAATATATTGTTTGCGTTAGTTTTCATAGTCGCTTTAGGTGGCATTGCATTTTTCTTGCTTTCCACTTATGTGAATCAGCAAACGCTATCGCAACAAAAAACCATTCAAACTATTAGTCAACAATTTGTTGCCGATGATATTCCTGCACAAGAGATCGCTACTACGTTGTCGGCTGTTTTAAAGGCCAGTGACGATTACCAAACCTTAATTATTAAACGTGATTCTCTAATACTCGTTAATTATCAAAATAATTATATTCATCCTCTCGATTCTTTTTTAGCACAACGTAAAACAGTCTCGGTAAGTGAGCTTAATTTACAAGTTCAATACCAATTAGATTTTATCGGAATAATTAATTTTTTAACGCAACTGTTTATCGGTGTTATTGCGTTATCAATTATATTTGTTTTTATTTCAGCAAGATTGAATTATAAATTACAATTAACTATTTTTAGTGTGATCAGCAAGCAAATTGGTAATGAACTAGCAAAAATTAATAATGCCGATTTCATTACCAAGGAACAGGATAATCAACAACTACTTGAGATTCCTGCTTTAGAAGAAGGTATTGCCGAAATCAAGACAATGATGACAGAGCAATTTAATAATACAACCAATCTAGAAATAGAAGCCCATGTAGACAGCTTAACGGGCATTGAAAATCGAAATCGATTTGTCCAATTTTATGAAAACGAAATTGTAAATGACAGCCCGGTTAATTTTGGTGTTCTTCTAATTACTCGTTGCTCTGAGTTACAGACCATTAATCAAATCCACGGTTATAGCTCAGGTGACAATTATATTGTAAGAGTGGCCGAGATAATAAAAACGGCTTTGATTTCAAGACCTACGGGGAAGATTTTTCGTCTCAACAGTTCCGATTTTGCCACTATATTACCTAACGTGAAGCTAAAGCTAGCTGAAGACTATGCCAGTGAGTTAACAATTAAGTTTAATGACTATCAGCAAGTCAATGAATTAGATTCTGTAGCCTTCACAGGCTTAGTCTATTTTGATAAATCCAAGCCATTAGGTGAATTATTAGCGCTAGCCGATACCGGAGTCAGTGTTGCTCAAACACAAAAAGTAAATTCATGGTATTCGCAAAAAGATATTGATATTTTAAATGATAGCAGCGCAAACTATGGCAATCAAAACTGGCGACAAGAGATAGATAGTGTATTAGGTGCTGGTCGCATCAGCTTATTATTACAGCCAATCCAACCAAGTGGTCGTAATACTCGCGTTTATGGAGAAATATTAGCGCGTTTCCTTAACGCTAACAATAACATGTTACCTACAGCAACATTTATTGCTATGGCAGAAAAACTAGACAAGATAACCGATGTAGACCGACTTATCATAGACACGGCCATTAAAGAGATAACCAGCAAAAATATGCTCGACAGTAGCTATGGTATTAATATTAGTCCTCGGAGTATTAACAATGAGCACTTTATGATCTGGCTAGAGCGTAAGTTATTGCGCGAACCAAGTGCAGCCTCTCGATTAGTGTTTGAAATATCAGAACTAGGTCTTCAACAAAATATTAAAACGGCTAAACGCCTAGTTGACATGCTACACCGTGTAGGCTCAAGAGTGACTGTAGAGCGATTTGGTGTAGGCTTGACTTCATTTAAGTTCTTCAGAGATTTAACACCTGACTACATTAAAATGGATAGTTCTTATACTCGTGATATTGACGATGATAAGAACAATCAATACTTCTTACGCTTAATGGTAGATTTAGCTCACAGACTTGGCATTAGCGTATTAGCTGAAAGTGTCGAAAGCCAAGAAGAAAAGCACACATTAGAAAAACTCTTTATCGATGGTTGTCAGGGCTATTATGTTGGAAAACCTGCACAATTATAA
- the rimP gene encoding ribosome maturation factor RimP, with translation MAKFEQKLTDLLRPAVEETGKTLHGIEYISAGNNSVLRLFIDHENGINVDDCAEVSRQVGAILDVEDPISSEYSLEVSSPGVDRPLFELAHFQEVIGETINVKISMPLNGRRKFKGPLVAIENDTLIVEVDSIDYELAISNIDKANLVAKF, from the coding sequence TTGGCTAAATTTGAGCAAAAACTAACTGACTTATTAAGACCTGCAGTTGAAGAAACTGGCAAAACTTTGCATGGCATTGAATATATCAGTGCAGGCAACAACTCAGTTTTACGTTTGTTTATTGACCATGAAAATGGCATTAATGTTGACGATTGTGCGGAAGTAAGCCGTCAAGTTGGTGCAATATTAGATGTAGAAGATCCTATTAGTAGTGAATACAGCTTAGAAGTTTCATCACCAGGTGTTGATCGACCATTATTTGAATTAGCACATTTTCAAGAAGTCATTGGTGAAACTATTAATGTAAAAATTTCGATGCCTTTAAATGGTCGTCGAAAGTTCAAAGGGCCATTAGTTGCCATTGAAAACGATACCTTAATAGTAGAAGTTGATAGCATCGATTACGAATTAGCTATCAGCAACATAGATAAAGCGAATCTTGTCGCAAAGTTTTAA
- the nusA gene encoding transcription termination factor NusA — MSKEILLVVDAVSNEKALPRESIFEAMETALETATKKKYEGDIIVRVSIDRISGEFDTFRRWLIIEDGEPMENPYAEIGLAAAQYDAPELNVGDYSEDQIESVKFDRVTTQTAKQVIVQKIREAERALVTEAYQEHLGEIVTGVVKKASRESVIVDLGNNAEAVIYRDDMLPRETFRPGDRVRGLLYEIKPEARGAQLFLSRTKPEMLIELFRVEVPEIGEEMLEIKGAARDPGSRAKIAVKSNDKRIDPVGACVGMRGSRVQAVSGELGGERVDIVLYDDNVAQYVINAMSPAEVASIIVDEDKGTMDIAVEEANLAMAIGRSGQNIRLASQLTGWELNVMTVADMKEKHQAENDKVLNLFIDKLDLDEDFATLLAEEGFTSLEEIAYVPTAEMLDIDGLDEEIIEALRERAKEALTTQALASEETLEGSEPAQDLLDLDGLERHLAFVLASRGVRTLEDLAEQGIDEISDIEELDETKAGELIMAARNICWFNEE, encoded by the coding sequence ATGAGTAAGGAAATATTACTGGTTGTTGATGCGGTTTCTAATGAAAAAGCATTACCACGAGAAAGCATTTTTGAAGCAATGGAAACTGCTTTAGAAACAGCTACCAAGAAAAAATACGAAGGAGACATCATTGTACGTGTCAGCATTGACCGTATAAGTGGTGAATTTGATACTTTTCGTCGTTGGTTGATCATTGAAGATGGCGAACCGATGGAAAACCCATACGCAGAAATTGGTTTAGCAGCAGCGCAATATGATGCTCCTGAATTGAACGTAGGCGATTATTCTGAAGATCAAATTGAGTCAGTTAAATTTGACCGTGTAACTACGCAAACAGCTAAACAAGTTATCGTTCAAAAGATACGTGAAGCTGAACGTGCTTTAGTGACTGAAGCTTATCAAGAGCACTTAGGTGAGATTGTTACCGGTGTTGTTAAAAAAGCAAGTCGTGAGAGTGTTATTGTTGATTTAGGTAATAATGCTGAAGCCGTTATTTACCGTGATGACATGTTACCACGCGAAACATTTCGTCCGGGTGACCGTGTACGTGGTTTGTTGTATGAAATCAAACCAGAAGCACGTGGCGCGCAATTATTTTTAAGCCGTACTAAACCTGAAATGCTCATTGAGCTTTTCCGTGTTGAAGTGCCTGAAATTGGCGAAGAGATGTTAGAAATTAAGGGCGCAGCTCGTGACCCTGGTTCTCGCGCTAAAATTGCCGTTAAAAGTAATGATAAGCGTATAGACCCTGTTGGTGCTTGCGTTGGTATGCGTGGTTCACGTGTACAAGCTGTTTCTGGCGAGTTAGGTGGAGAGCGTGTTGATATCGTATTATATGATGACAACGTTGCTCAATATGTAATTAACGCTATGTCACCTGCTGAAGTCGCTTCAATTATTGTTGATGAAGACAAAGGCACTATGGATATTGCCGTTGAAGAAGCTAATTTAGCTATGGCGATTGGCCGTAGTGGTCAAAACATTCGTTTAGCTAGCCAGTTAACTGGTTGGGAACTCAATGTAATGACTGTTGCTGACATGAAAGAGAAGCATCAGGCAGAAAACGATAAAGTATTAAACTTGTTTATTGATAAGTTAGATCTTGATGAAGATTTTGCCACATTACTAGCAGAAGAAGGCTTCACTTCATTAGAAGAGATTGCTTATGTTCCTACCGCTGAAATGCTAGATATTGATGGTCTTGATGAAGAGATCATTGAAGCGCTTCGTGAACGTGCTAAAGAAGCATTAACGACACAAGCGTTAGCTAGCGAAGAAACTTTAGAGGGGTCTGAGCCAGCTCAAGACTTACTTGACCTTGACGGTTTAGAGCGTCATTTAGCATTTGTTTTAGCAAGTCGTGGTGTTCGCACACTCGAAGACTTAGCTGAACAGGGTATCGATGAAATAAGCGATATTGAAGAATTAGATGAAACCAAAGCGGGTGAGCTAATCATGGCTGCGCGTAACATTTGTTGGTTTAACGAAGAATAA
- the infB gene encoding translation initiation factor IF-2 codes for MADITVAELAKEIGTPVDRLVTQLADSGVNKSATDAISQDEKEALLGHLKKQHGDESEAKPNKLTLNRKTKSTLTMGHGSKAKSVNVEVRKKRTYVKRSEVEDEKLAEEAAKAEAEAAILAEADAKAKAEAAAKEAENEKGVAAAKAEVEAERKAEAKIEAAAKAKIAAVEKAKNVEQAPEKVAETEEAKKLRLAQEKETLAKVEAEAAAAAEAAKKLAEENEGRWKEQEAERKAKEKEVVHLTSSVYAQEAEDKSDSADESGRRRKKKKAPDRNARGRNSGRGKGKTLSSPQSLKHGFTKPVETKLQDIRIGETISVAELANKMSKKGAEVVKAMFKLGAMATINQVIDQETAALVAEDMGFEVVLVKENALEEAVLADRNDTGEEITRAPVVTIMGHVDHGKTSLLDHIREAKVADGEAGGITQHIGAYHVETGHGMITFLDTPGHAAFTAMRSRGAKATDIVVIVVAADDGVMPQTIEAIQHAQASEAPIIIAVNKMDKESADPDRVKSELSQHGVLSEEWGGEVQFCHVSAKTGLGIDELLDSILLQSEVLELTAVVDKMANGVVVESKLDKGRGPVATVLVQEGTLKQGDIVLCGLEYGRVRAMRDENGKTIQSAGPSIPVEIIGLSGVPISGDEATVVKDEKKAREVALFRQGKFRDVKLARQQKAKLENMFASMAEGDISEVNVVIKSDVQGSLEAISDSLLKLSTDEVKVKIIGSGVGAITETDATLAAASNAIVVGFNVRADASARKVIESENIDLRYYSVIYALIEEVKQAMSGMLAPEFKQEIIGLAQVRDVFKSPKIGAIAGCMVTEGVIKRSAPIRVLRENVVIYEGELESLRRFKDDVQEVRNGTECGIGVKNYNDVRVGDQIEVFETIEIKRSL; via the coding sequence ATGGCAGATATAACTGTAGCAGAACTTGCCAAAGAAATCGGAACACCGGTGGATCGCTTAGTCACTCAATTAGCTGACTCAGGCGTGAATAAATCGGCTACCGATGCTATTTCGCAAGATGAAAAAGAAGCCTTATTAGGCCACCTTAAAAAACAACATGGTGATGAGTCGGAAGCAAAACCGAACAAACTCACTTTAAACCGTAAAACTAAGTCTACTTTGACCATGGGTCACGGAAGTAAAGCTAAGTCGGTTAATGTTGAAGTTCGCAAAAAACGTACTTACGTGAAGCGTAGTGAAGTTGAAGATGAAAAATTAGCTGAAGAAGCAGCGAAAGCTGAAGCTGAAGCAGCCATTTTAGCTGAAGCAGATGCCAAAGCGAAAGCAGAAGCAGCAGCGAAAGAAGCCGAAAATGAGAAAGGCGTTGCAGCAGCTAAAGCTGAAGTTGAAGCTGAGCGTAAAGCTGAAGCTAAAATTGAAGCGGCAGCTAAAGCAAAAATTGCGGCTGTAGAAAAAGCTAAAAATGTTGAACAAGCACCAGAAAAGGTAGCTGAGACAGAAGAAGCTAAAAAACTTCGTTTAGCACAAGAAAAAGAAACGCTAGCGAAAGTTGAAGCAGAAGCGGCAGCAGCGGCCGAAGCAGCTAAAAAGCTTGCTGAAGAAAATGAAGGTCGTTGGAAAGAACAAGAAGCTGAACGTAAAGCAAAAGAAAAAGAAGTTGTACATTTAACGTCTTCTGTCTACGCACAAGAAGCGGAAGATAAAAGTGACTCTGCTGATGAAAGTGGCCGTCGACGTAAGAAGAAAAAAGCGCCAGATCGTAATGCTCGTGGTCGTAATAGTGGCCGTGGTAAAGGTAAAACTTTGTCTTCACCACAAAGTTTAAAACATGGTTTTACAAAACCTGTTGAAACTAAATTACAAGATATTCGTATCGGTGAAACAATTTCTGTTGCTGAATTAGCAAATAAAATGTCTAAGAAAGGCGCTGAAGTTGTTAAAGCAATGTTTAAATTGGGTGCTATGGCAACCATTAACCAAGTAATTGACCAAGAAACTGCAGCACTTGTTGCTGAAGATATGGGTTTTGAAGTTGTACTTGTTAAAGAAAATGCTTTAGAAGAAGCAGTACTTGCTGACCGTAATGATACTGGTGAAGAGATTACTCGTGCACCTGTTGTTACTATTATGGGTCATGTTGATCATGGTAAAACATCACTACTTGATCACATTCGTGAAGCAAAAGTAGCTGACGGCGAAGCGGGTGGTATTACTCAGCATATTGGTGCTTATCACGTAGAAACTGGTCATGGTATGATCACTTTCTTGGATACTCCAGGTCATGCTGCCTTTACTGCTATGCGTTCTCGTGGTGCAAAAGCGACAGATATCGTAGTGATTGTTGTTGCTGCAGATGATGGTGTTATGCCACAGACAATTGAAGCAATTCAACATGCTCAAGCCTCTGAAGCGCCTATTATCATTGCCGTTAACAAAATGGATAAAGAGTCTGCTGATCCAGATCGTGTTAAAAGTGAATTATCACAACACGGCGTTCTTTCAGAAGAGTGGGGCGGTGAGGTTCAATTCTGTCATGTATCAGCTAAGACTGGTCTAGGTATTGACGAATTACTTGATTCTATATTGTTACAATCTGAAGTATTAGAGCTAACTGCTGTTGTAGATAAAATGGCAAATGGTGTTGTGGTTGAATCTAAATTAGATAAAGGCCGTGGCCCAGTAGCAACTGTATTGGTACAAGAAGGTACATTGAAGCAAGGTGATATTGTACTTTGTGGTTTAGAATATGGCCGTGTTCGTGCAATGCGCGATGAAAATGGCAAAACTATTCAATCAGCAGGTCCATCTATCCCAGTTGAAATTATCGGATTAAGTGGTGTTCCAATTTCAGGTGATGAAGCGACTGTTGTAAAAGATGAAAAGAAAGCGCGCGAAGTTGCTTTGTTCCGTCAAGGTAAATTCCGCGATGTGAAACTTGCTCGTCAACAGAAAGCTAAACTTGAAAATATGTTTGCTAGTATGGCTGAAGGCGATATTTCAGAAGTTAATGTTGTCATTAAGTCAGATGTTCAAGGTTCACTTGAAGCAATCAGTGATTCACTTCTTAAGTTATCTACTGACGAAGTTAAAGTTAAAATCATCGGTTCTGGCGTAGGTGCTATCACTGAAACAGATGCTACATTAGCTGCTGCATCTAATGCTATTGTTGTTGGTTTCAACGTTCGTGCCGATGCTTCTGCGCGTAAAGTGATTGAATCAGAAAACATCGATTTACGTTACTACAGTGTTATCTACGCATTAATCGAAGAAGTTAAGCAAGCGATGAGCGGCATGTTAGCGCCAGAGTTCAAGCAAGAAATCATTGGTCTAGCACAAGTACGTGACGTGTTTAAATCGCCTAAAATCGGTGCTATTGCCGGTTGTATGGTTACTGAAGGTGTTATTAAACGTAGCGCTCCAATTCGTGTATTACGTGAAAACGTTGTTATATACGAAGGTGAACTTGAATCATTACGTCGCTTTAAAGATGACGTACAAGAAGTTCGTAACGGTACTGAGTGTGGTATCGGTGTTAAGAACTACAATGATGTACGTGTTGGTGATCAAATTGAAGTCTTTGAAACCATCGAAATTAAGCGTTCGTTATAA
- the rbfA gene encoding 30S ribosome-binding factor RbfA — MAREYARTDRVGQQIQKEIATILMREIKDPRLSMTTVSAVEVTRDLAYAKIFVTFFNDNQDEIKASLEVLAEAEGYIRSLLGKRLRARIMPHLRFVYDSSMSEGVRMSALVDQAVASDKNGDAEVDDTQVDDEPSVDSEKGE, encoded by the coding sequence ATGGCTAGAGAATATGCCCGTACTGACCGTGTTGGTCAGCAAATCCAAAAAGAAATCGCGACTATTTTAATGCGCGAAATTAAAGATCCTCGTTTAAGTATGACGACTGTTTCAGCTGTCGAAGTTACTCGTGATTTAGCTTACGCTAAAATATTTGTTACTTTTTTTAATGATAATCAAGATGAAATAAAAGCCTCGTTAGAAGTATTAGCTGAAGCTGAAGGTTATATTCGTTCATTGTTAGGTAAACGTCTACGTGCTCGTATTATGCCGCATCTTCGCTTTGTTTATGATAGTTCAATGAGTGAAGGTGTTCGCATGAGCGCCTTAGTTGACCAAGCTGTCGCTAGTGATAAAAATGGCGACGCAGAAGTTGATGATACTCAGGTTGACGATGAACCAAGTGTTGATAGTGAGAAAGGCGAATAA
- the truB gene encoding tRNA pseudouridine(55) synthase TruB, which produces MAKRRKGRQVNGVLLLDKPHGLSSNHALQTVKRIYFAQKAGHTGALDPLATGMLPICLGEGTKFSQYLLDTDKTYQVTAKLGIRTTTSDAGGEVVSEKTVDVSSEQLAKALDSFRGTTKQVPSMYSALKHQGQPLYKYAREGIEVPREARDITVFNLELLRFEHDEVELNIHVSKGTYIRTIVDDLGELLGCGAHVAHLRRSAVGNYPVEKMITLPELEALLEQANADEITPSDVLDPLLLPMNSAVDGMHCVYVDDMSANFLRHGNPVQAYNQPEAGSVQVYLGEDENDADAEFIGVGFINDDGLVAPKRIVVLEQY; this is translated from the coding sequence ATGGCAAAACGTAGAAAAGGCCGTCAGGTCAATGGTGTTTTGTTATTAGATAAGCCCCATGGACTGTCATCAAACCATGCTTTACAAACAGTTAAGCGAATTTACTTTGCCCAGAAAGCAGGTCATACGGGTGCATTAGACCCATTAGCAACGGGTATGTTACCAATTTGTCTAGGTGAGGGAACTAAGTTCTCACAGTACTTACTTGATACAGATAAAACCTATCAAGTAACCGCCAAGCTGGGTATTCGTACTACGACAAGTGATGCTGGTGGTGAAGTTGTCAGTGAAAAAACAGTTGACGTTTCAAGTGAGCAGTTAGCGAAAGCTTTAGACAGTTTTCGTGGTACAACTAAACAAGTTCCGTCTATGTATTCTGCACTAAAACATCAAGGTCAGCCTTTATATAAATATGCTAGAGAAGGTATTGAAGTACCGCGCGAAGCACGTGATATCACGGTATTTAATCTTGAGTTATTACGTTTTGAACATGATGAAGTTGAACTAAATATTCATGTTTCTAAAGGGACTTATATCCGAACTATCGTTGATGATTTAGGGGAATTATTAGGTTGTGGTGCTCATGTGGCTCACCTTAGACGTTCTGCTGTAGGTAATTATCCGGTAGAAAAAATGATAACACTGCCTGAGCTTGAAGCCTTACTTGAACAAGCTAATGCGGATGAAATAACGCCCTCGGATGTTCTTGACCCATTGTTGTTGCCTATGAATAGTGCTGTCGATGGTATGCATTGTGTCTATGTTGATGATATGTCAGCCAATTTCCTACGTCACGGTAACCCAGTACAAGCTTATAACCAGCCTGAAGCAGGCAGTGTTCAAGTGTACCTTGGCGAAGATGAAAATGATGCTGACGCTGAATTTATTGGCGTAGGTTTTATCAATGATGATGGTTTAGTTGCACCTAAACGTATCGTTGTTCTAGAACAGTACTAG
- the rpsO gene encoding 30S ribosomal protein S15 gives MSLNATEKAAIVAEYAQSEGDTGSPEVQVALLTTQINHLQGHFKAHIHDHHSRRGLLRMVAQRRKLLDYLKGKNVDRYGALIGKLGLRR, from the coding sequence ATGTCTTTAAATGCTACAGAAAAAGCTGCAATCGTTGCAGAATATGCTCAATCAGAAGGTGATACTGGTTCTCCAGAAGTTCAAGTTGCTTTGTTAACTACACAAATCAACCACTTACAAGGTCACTTTAAAGCGCACATCCATGATCACCATTCACGTCGTGGTTTATTACGCATGGTTGCACAACGTCGTAAATTACTTGATTACTTAAAAGGTAAAAACGTTGACCGTTACGGCGCGTTAATCGGTAAATTAGGTCTACGTCGTTAA